A window of Piliocolobus tephrosceles isolate RC106 chromosome 13, ASM277652v3, whole genome shotgun sequence contains these coding sequences:
- the LOC111544900 gene encoding 60S ribosomal protein L41-like gives MRAKWRKKRMRSLQRKRRKMRQRSK, from the coding sequence ATGAGAGCCAAGTGGAGGAAGAAGCGAATGCGCAGTCTGCAGcgcaaaagaagaaagatgaggcAGAGGTCCAAGTAA